One Peptostreptococcus equinus genomic window carries:
- a CDS encoding isoprenyl transferase — MERLYYDIDLEKVPQHLAIIMDGNGRWAKSKMMPRTYGHKKGVETIRKIVEESKRLGVKYLTLYAFSTENWKRPKEEVDALMNLLVSYLKKELAELDKNGVRILTIGDISALPKVCINELEKSKEKTKDNKDLTLSLALNYGGRADILNTVKLIAKNVKDEQILIEDINEEMISKYLTTNESVDPDLVIRTSGEQRLSNFLLWEVAYSEFYFTDAHWPEFDEKELQKAIYSYQNRDRRFGAIK, encoded by the coding sequence ATGGAAAGATTATATTATGATATAGATTTAGAAAAAGTACCACAACATTTAGCGATAATAATGGATGGGAATGGTAGATGGGCAAAATCAAAAATGATGCCTAGGACTTATGGTCATAAGAAAGGTGTAGAAACAATAAGAAAGATAGTAGAAGAATCAAAGAGATTAGGTGTGAAATATCTCACTCTTTATGCATTTTCTACTGAGAATTGGAAAAGACCGAAAGAAGAAGTAGATGCGTTGATGAATTTATTGGTTTCTTATTTAAAAAAAGAATTAGCTGAACTAGATAAAAATGGGGTAAGAATATTAACGATAGGAGATATTTCAGCACTACCAAAAGTATGTATAAATGAACTTGAAAAATCAAAGGAAAAAACTAAGGACAATAAAGATTTAACCTTGTCTCTTGCACTTAATTATGGTGGTAGAGCAGACATATTAAATACTGTAAAATTAATTGCCAAAAATGTTAAAGATGAACAAATTTTAATAGAAGACATAAATGAAGAAATGATTTCAAAGTATCTAACAACAAATGAATCAGTTGATCCAGATTTAGTAATTAGAACTAGTGGAGAACAGAGATTGAGTAATTTCTTATTATGGGAAGTCGCATATTCTGAGTTTTATTTCACAGATGCTCATTGGCCAGAATTTGATGAAAAAGAGTTACAAAAGGCTATATACAGCTATCAAAATAGAGATAGAAGATTTGGTGCTATAAAATAG
- a CDS encoding phosphatidate cytidylyltransferase — protein sequence MSERLMSSLVILPLLAVLFIKGIPLYLAGLIIMIIGLKEFYRAFNNIEYRPIEIIGYVFAIYLFITNVFNFGIDTYIYAIFLCFLVSIIYVLMQKNNVIDVCITFSGILYVCISFNCIILTVKDIPMGGKILWIIFIISFATDIFAYLAGKNFGRHKLLPLVSPKKTVEGSIGGIMGSIVFCVLFAILFELSIPIAIFVSLTGSIVAQLGDLSASSIKRYVGIKDFGKLIPGHGGILDRFDSVLLVAPYIYLVYSLLLLKL from the coding sequence ATGAGTGAGAGATTAATGTCATCTTTAGTGATATTGCCTCTATTAGCGGTTTTATTTATTAAAGGTATACCACTTTACTTAGCTGGATTAATTATTATGATAATCGGTTTAAAAGAATTTTATAGAGCCTTTAATAATATAGAATACAGACCTATTGAAATAATAGGTTATGTTTTTGCAATATATTTATTTATAACAAATGTCTTCAATTTTGGTATAGATACATATATATACGCTATATTTTTATGTTTTCTAGTATCGATAATTTATGTACTTATGCAAAAAAATAATGTAATAGATGTGTGTATTACATTTTCTGGAATACTATATGTTTGCATATCTTTTAATTGTATAATATTAACAGTAAAAGATATACCTATGGGTGGTAAAATATTATGGATTATATTTATTATTTCCTTTGCTACAGATATATTTGCTTATTTAGCAGGTAAAAACTTTGGCAGGCATAAGTTATTACCCTTAGTAAGTCCTAAAAAGACTGTAGAGGGCAGTATAGGTGGTATAATGGGAAGTATAGTATTTTGTGTCTTATTTGCAATTTTATTCGAACTTTCTATTCCGATTGCTATTTTTGTTTCACTAACTGGTAGTATAGTTGCACAATTGGGAGATTTATCTGCATCATCTATTAAAAGATATGTAGGAATAAAAGATTTTGGCAAATTGATACCAGGTCATGGTGGTATTTTGGATAGATTTGATAGTGTGTTATTAGTGGCTCCATATATATATTTGGTATATAGTTTGTTATTATTAAAATTATAA
- the ispG gene encoding flavodoxin-dependent (E)-4-hydroxy-3-methylbut-2-enyl-diphosphate synthase — MTYQRKKTKVVYVGNVAIGGDNPIPVQSMTTSDTRDAQATIRQINDLAHVGCDIVRIAVPDMVAAKNIEKIKKATNIPIIADIHFDYRLALESVKQGIDAIRINPGNIGNEEKTRAVVQACKEKNIPIRIGVNSGSLNRKLIEKYGGPTPEAMVESALEHIKILEDLDFYDIAISLKNTNILKTVEAYTLMSEKVDYPLHLGITEAGGIKKGTIKSSIGIGSLLVAGIGDTLRISLTGDPREEVRVGKEILRSLGLLNDKIKIISCPTCGRCSIDLIKFANEIEERIEDIEKDITVAIMGCAVNGPGEAREADIGVAGGNGVGLIFKKGEILQKIPQDQIVERLIDEINKM; from the coding sequence ATGACTTATCAAAGAAAAAAAACTAAGGTGGTTTATGTAGGTAATGTTGCAATAGGTGGTGATAATCCAATACCTGTACAATCAATGACTACTTCAGATACAAGAGATGCACAAGCCACGATTAGACAAATAAATGACTTGGCTCACGTGGGATGTGATATCGTGAGAATTGCTGTACCAGATATGGTAGCAGCCAAAAATATAGAAAAGATAAAAAAAGCTACAAACATACCTATTATAGCAGATATACACTTTGATTATAGGTTAGCGCTAGAATCGGTAAAACAGGGTATAGATGCTATTAGAATTAATCCTGGAAATATTGGGAATGAAGAAAAAACAAGAGCTGTTGTTCAAGCATGCAAAGAAAAAAATATACCAATTAGGATTGGAGTGAATAGTGGCTCACTAAATAGAAAATTGATAGAAAAATATGGAGGGCCAACTCCCGAAGCAATGGTCGAATCTGCTCTTGAACATATTAAAATATTAGAGGATTTAGATTTTTACGACATAGCTATTTCTCTTAAAAATACAAATATTTTAAAAACTGTTGAAGCATATACTCTAATGTCAGAAAAAGTAGACTACCCTCTTCATCTTGGAATTACAGAAGCTGGTGGTATTAAAAAAGGAACTATAAAATCTTCAATAGGTATAGGAAGCTTATTAGTAGCTGGTATTGGTGATACGCTGAGGATATCATTAACTGGAGACCCTAGAGAAGAAGTTAGAGTCGGTAAAGAAATACTTAGAAGTCTTGGACTTTTAAATGATAAAATCAAAATAATATCATGCCCAACTTGTGGTAGATGTAGTATAGATCTCATTAAATTCGCTAATGAAATAGAAGAAAGAATTGAGGATATAGAAAAGGACATTACTGTTGCTATAATGGGATGTGCAGTTAATGGTCCAGGAGAAGCTCGTGAAGCAGATATAGGAGTTGCTGGTGGAAATGGTGTTGGCTTGATCTTTAAAAAGGGAGAAATATTACAGAAAATCCCTCAGGATCAAATTGTAGAAAGATTGATTGATGAAATAAATAAAATGTAA
- the rseP gene encoding RIP metalloprotease RseP, with product MKIILALIAFGFIIFIHELGHFYFAKRAGVTIHEFSIGMGPKLYQKTKNGTLYALRLFPIGGYVAMEGEDEESNDPNSFGKKTIGQRLLSIIAGPLANIILCILLLIPVHMLLGVQTTTFEQVLPNSAAQSAGLKRNDKILAINGKNINSFDQLSQTTTLNKGKEMTIKYQRNSEIKTTKLKPKMLNGKYMIGIKPKMEKSYIKAPIKAIESTYNTSKAMLEFLWKLITGQMSKSIVNNLAGPVGVVGMFSKAASDGIIYFMYLTAIISLNIGIFNLLPIPALDGWRILILLIEAIRGGKKLPAKIEGAINGGGLMVLLALMIFITYKDILRLFK from the coding sequence ATGAAAATAATATTAGCTTTAATCGCTTTTGGTTTTATCATATTTATACACGAGTTAGGACATTTTTACTTTGCTAAAAGAGCTGGAGTAACTATACATGAATTCTCTATAGGTATGGGACCAAAGTTATATCAAAAAACAAAAAACGGAACACTTTATGCTTTGAGACTCTTCCCTATAGGTGGATATGTCGCTATGGAAGGTGAAGACGAAGAATCAAATGATCCAAATTCATTTGGCAAGAAAACAATAGGTCAAAGATTATTGAGTATAATAGCAGGACCACTTGCAAATATAATTTTATGTATACTTTTGCTAATACCAGTACATATGCTACTTGGTGTACAGACTACAACTTTTGAGCAAGTATTACCAAATTCTGCTGCTCAATCTGCCGGTTTAAAAAGAAATGATAAAATCCTGGCTATAAATGGAAAAAACATTAATTCTTTTGATCAACTTAGTCAAACAACTACCTTAAATAAGGGAAAGGAAATGACTATAAAGTATCAAAGAAATAGTGAAATTAAAACGACTAAATTAAAACCTAAAATGTTAAATGGTAAATATATGATAGGTATAAAGCCAAAAATGGAAAAATCATATATAAAAGCACCAATAAAAGCAATTGAATCAACTTATAATACTTCAAAAGCTATGTTAGAATTTTTGTGGAAGTTGATAACAGGTCAGATGTCAAAAAGTATAGTCAACAATTTAGCAGGTCCAGTAGGTGTAGTAGGAATGTTTTCTAAAGCCGCTAGTGATGGAATAATATACTTTATGTACCTAACAGCTATAATATCTTTAAATATAGGTATATTTAACCTATTGCCTATACCTGCCCTAGATGGTTGGAGAATACTAATTTTACTAATAGAAGCTATCAGAGGTGGAAAAAAACTACCAGCAAAAATTGAAGGTGCTATAAATGGCGGCGGATTAATGGTGCTACTTGCACTTATGATATTTATAACATATAAGGATATTTTAAGATTATTTAAATAA
- a CDS encoding 1-deoxy-D-xylulose-5-phosphate reductoisomerase encodes MSLNKLKTISILGSTGSIGTQTLDVVRNHPDMFKVESLSVNTNIDILIEQIKEFNPKTVVVYNEKSFEQLTKLKKQENITCLKSIEILKGMDGLIKISSSKTIDILVTAVVGMIGLLPTMEAIKNSTTIALANKETLVTAGKLVMEAAIKYNAKILPVDSEHSAIFQCLNGENYKEIDKILLTASGGPFRGKSKGDLLNATKDSALKHPKWNMGKKISIDSSTLMNKGLEVIEAKWLFGVEADDIIVHVHPESLIHSMVQFKDSSIIAQIGCPDMRVPIQYAMTYPNRIESNFKRLDLFEISSLHFEKPDLEVFPCLKLAYKALKHGGTDCAVLNAANEVLVEKFLEDRIGFYDIPKFIEYALNEHTFIENPNLQEILEVDSWTRDYIEKIVK; translated from the coding sequence ATGAGTTTAAATAAATTAAAAACTATTTCTATATTAGGTTCCACTGGTTCAATAGGTACACAAACTCTTGATGTGGTAAGAAATCATCCAGATATGTTTAAGGTTGAATCTTTATCAGTAAACACTAATATTGATATATTAATAGAACAAATTAAGGAATTTAATCCAAAAACTGTAGTTGTATATAATGAAAAATCTTTTGAACAATTAACTAAGTTAAAAAAACAAGAAAATATCACTTGTCTAAAATCAATAGAAATATTAAAAGGTATGGATGGTTTAATAAAAATATCCTCTTCTAAAACTATTGATATACTAGTGACTGCTGTAGTTGGTATGATAGGTCTTTTGCCAACTATGGAAGCTATAAAAAATTCCACTACTATAGCTCTTGCCAATAAAGAGACATTGGTAACTGCAGGAAAATTAGTAATGGAAGCTGCAATAAAATATAATGCCAAAATTCTTCCAGTAGATAGTGAACACAGCGCAATATTCCAGTGTTTAAATGGAGAAAATTATAAAGAAATTGATAAAATATTATTAACCGCTTCAGGAGGACCATTTAGGGGTAAATCTAAAGGGGATTTACTAAATGCAACAAAAGATTCTGCCCTAAAACATCCTAAGTGGAATATGGGTAAAAAAATATCTATAGACTCTTCCACTTTGATGAATAAGGGACTAGAAGTTATAGAAGCTAAATGGTTATTTGGAGTTGAGGCTGATGATATTATAGTTCATGTACATCCAGAAAGCTTAATCCATTCTATGGTACAGTTTAAAGACTCATCTATAATTGCACAAATAGGATGCCCAGATATGAGAGTTCCTATACAGTATGCCATGACTTACCCTAATAGAATAGAAAGCAATTTTAAGAGATTAGACTTGTTCGAAATTTCAAGCTTGCACTTTGAAAAACCAGATTTAGAGGTTTTCCCTTGCTTAAAACTTGCTTATAAGGCTTTAAAACACGGAGGAACAGATTGTGCTGTGCTTAATGCTGCAAATGAAGTATTAGTAGAAAAATTTTTAGAAGATAGGATAGGTTTTTACGATATACCTAAATTTATAGAATATGCATTAAATGAACATACATTCATAGAAAATCCAAACTTGCAAGAAATTTTAGAGGTAGATTCTTGGACAAGAGATTATATAGAAAAAATAGTTAAGTAG
- a CDS encoding replication/maintenance protein RepL produces MFVFNDINEKYDDISSTESRNIVRDKTNNKFLNVSPKNFLKSMENISSKKSMIPLQLVNIMDKDNKINHTLDELSEILSYPKTGLSVLFGEYKKYDFMIKIRNGVYMINPLVFYKGSKYERDKLLASYNKGRRKEGTVNGSKI; encoded by the coding sequence GTGTTTGTATTTAATGATATAAATGAAAAATATGATGATATAAGCTCAACGGAAAGTAGGAATATAGTACGTGATAAAACAAACAATAAATTTTTGAATGTGTCACCTAAGAACTTCCTAAAATCTATGGAGAATATAAGTAGTAAAAAATCTATGATACCATTACAACTAGTGAATATAATGGATAAAGATAACAAAATAAATCATACATTAGATGAACTTTCAGAAATATTATCTTATCCAAAAACTGGTTTATCAGTATTATTTGGTGAATATAAAAAGTATGATTTTATGATAAAGATTAGAAATGGTGTATATATGATTAATCCTTTGGTATTTTATAAGGGATCTAAATATGAGAGAGATAAATTATTAGCTAGCTATAATAAAGGTAGACGAAAGGAGGGGACTGTAAATGGATCTAAGATTTGA
- the clpB gene encoding ATP-dependent chaperone ClpB: MDAEKMTLRVQNALNDAFSEAVKNNNQQVDSIHLLIALVQQEDGLIPNILEKMEVNVNNFLSTINDIAKSLPSVTGQGASSQGVTATRKISEILVKAESISKDFMDSYISVEHVMLAILEIEKNNKIETSFKAFGINKDKFLNALNEVRGNQRVDTQDPEGTYDSLAKYSTNLVKLAMENKLDPVIGRDEEIRRAIRILSRRTKNNPVLIGEPGVGKTAIIEGLAQRIVKGDVPEGLKDKVVYSLDMGALIAGAKYRGEFEERLKAVLKEVSSSDGKIILFIDEIHTIVGAGKTEGSMDAGNLIKPMLARGELNCIGATTYDEYRKYIEKDKALERRFQPVYVEEPTVDDTISILRGLKERFEIHHGIRIHDNAIVAAAKLSDKYIQDRFLPDKAIDLIDEAGSMIRTEIDSLPTELDAVRRRLFMLETEREALKKEEDDKSKLRLEELEKELADLKEENDELTSKYELEKTKIMGVKHLKEELDNAKSLVEKYEREYDFNKAAEVKYGQIPKLESQIKEYEENEDNNEANTLLKQEVTEDEIAHIISNWTGIPITKLVESQREKLLKLEEHLHRRVIGQDEAVQAVSDAIIRSRAGLSDPNKPIGSFIFLGPTGVGKTELAKTLARNLFDSEENIIRLDMSEYMEKHSVSRLVGPPPGYVGYEEGGQLTEAVRRKPYSVVLFDEIEKAHEDVFNMFLQILDDGRLTDNKGKTVDFKNTIIIMTSNIGSEVLLESKGEIDEAINQRVMDIMKLRFKPEFLNRVDDIIMFKPLAKEEIKKIIDIFMESLRNKLKERDINLELTDLAKDFIADTGYDSVYGARPLKRYINNEIETKIAKAIIAGLIEEKSTIKIDLEDGNIIIK, translated from the coding sequence ATGGACGCAGAAAAAATGACATTAAGAGTGCAAAATGCACTAAACGATGCTTTTAGTGAAGCAGTTAAAAATAATAATCAGCAAGTTGATTCAATCCATCTATTGATTGCGCTTGTTCAACAAGAAGATGGACTAATACCTAATATATTGGAAAAAATGGAAGTTAATGTAAATAACTTTTTATCGACTATCAATGATATAGCTAAATCTTTGCCGAGTGTTACAGGTCAAGGAGCAAGCTCACAAGGTGTGACAGCAACTAGAAAGATAAGTGAAATTTTAGTAAAGGCAGAATCTATATCTAAAGATTTTATGGATTCATATATTAGTGTTGAACACGTCATGCTTGCAATATTAGAGATAGAAAAAAATAATAAAATTGAAACATCATTCAAGGCATTTGGAATAAACAAAGATAAATTCCTAAACGCTTTAAATGAGGTAAGAGGCAATCAAAGAGTAGATACACAGGATCCTGAAGGTACGTATGATTCATTGGCTAAGTATAGTACAAATCTTGTAAAGTTAGCTATGGAAAATAAACTTGATCCAGTGATAGGTAGAGATGAAGAGATTAGAAGAGCGATTAGAATTCTATCTAGAAGAACAAAAAATAATCCAGTATTAATAGGTGAGCCTGGTGTTGGTAAAACGGCTATAATCGAAGGTTTAGCTCAGAGGATAGTAAAGGGAGATGTGCCAGAAGGATTGAAGGATAAAGTGGTTTATTCGCTTGATATGGGTGCGTTAATAGCCGGAGCAAAATATAGAGGAGAATTTGAAGAGAGATTAAAAGCTGTATTAAAAGAAGTTTCAAGTTCTGATGGTAAAATTATATTATTTATAGATGAGATACATACTATAGTAGGAGCTGGAAAAACTGAAGGATCAATGGATGCAGGTAATTTAATAAAACCAATGCTTGCTAGAGGAGAATTGAACTGTATAGGTGCTACTACCTATGATGAATATAGAAAATATATAGAAAAAGATAAAGCATTGGAAAGAAGATTCCAACCTGTATATGTTGAAGAGCCTACAGTAGATGATACAATATCTATACTTAGAGGTTTAAAGGAAAGATTTGAGATACACCATGGAATTAGGATACATGATAATGCTATAGTAGCAGCAGCTAAATTATCTGATAAATATATACAAGATAGATTTTTACCAGATAAGGCAATTGACTTAATAGATGAAGCTGGGTCTATGATTAGAACCGAAATTGATTCTCTACCAACAGAGTTAGATGCAGTAAGAAGAAGGTTGTTTATGCTAGAAACTGAAAGAGAAGCGCTAAAAAAAGAAGAAGATGACAAGTCTAAGTTAAGACTTGAAGAGTTGGAGAAAGAATTAGCAGATTTAAAAGAAGAAAATGATGAATTAACTAGTAAATATGAGTTAGAAAAAACTAAGATAATGGGTGTTAAACATCTAAAGGAGGAATTAGATAATGCTAAATCCTTGGTAGAAAAATATGAACGCGAGTATGACTTTAATAAGGCGGCTGAGGTAAAATATGGTCAGATACCAAAGTTAGAAAGCCAAATTAAAGAATATGAAGAAAATGAGGATAATAACGAAGCAAATACATTATTAAAACAAGAGGTAACTGAGGATGAAATTGCACATATTATCTCAAACTGGACTGGCATACCAATTACAAAATTAGTAGAAAGTCAAAGAGAAAAATTACTTAAATTAGAAGAACATTTACATAGAAGAGTAATCGGACAGGATGAAGCGGTACAAGCTGTATCTGATGCAATAATTAGATCTAGAGCGGGGCTTAGTGATCCTAATAAACCAATAGGTTCATTCATTTTCCTTGGTCCAACAGGTGTAGGTAAGACAGAGCTTGCCAAGACACTTGCTAGAAATCTATTTGATAGTGAAGAAAATATTATTAGATTAGATATGTCTGAATATATGGAGAAGCATAGTGTTTCTAGATTAGTAGGACCACCTCCAGGTTATGTTGGTTACGAAGAAGGAGGTCAACTTACTGAAGCAGTTAGAAGAAAGCCATATTCTGTAGTATTATTTGATGAAATAGAAAAAGCACATGAGGATGTATTTAACATGTTTTTACAGATATTAGATGATGGTAGATTAACTGACAATAAGGGTAAAACAGTAGATTTCAAAAATACTATAATAATAATGACTTCAAATATTGGTAGTGAGGTTTTATTAGAAAGTAAGGGAGAAATTGATGAAGCTATAAATCAAAGAGTAATGGATATAATGAAACTTAGATTTAAGCCAGAATTCCTTAATAGAGTAGATGACATAATCATGTTCAAACCACTTGCCAAAGAAGAAATAAAGAAAATAATAGACATATTTATGGAGTCTTTGAGAAATAAATTGAAAGAAAGAGATATTAATCTAGAGCTTACAGATTTAGCGAAAGATTTTATAGCTGATACTGGTTATGATTCTGTATATGGTGCAAGACCATTAAAGAGATATATCAATAATGAAATAGAGACTAAAATTGCCAAGGCTATAATTGCTGGATTAATTGAAGAAAAATCTACTATAAAGATAGATTTAGAAGATGGCAATATAATCATTAAATAG
- the brnQ gene encoding branched-chain amino acid transport system II carrier protein, which yields MNIKFKDIIVVGFALFAMFFGAGNLIFPPYLGVLSGPQWFIAFITFLFADGGLALLGVIALTKVDGNMDALFSRAGKTIGVAIGIAMILCIGPFVAIPRTAATTYEIGILPTVGSGFNPILFSIIFFVIVLVLTIKPSKVIDIVGAVLTPTLLVCLAILIVKGVVQPLGQIQDKVLIEGVAARGISEGYQTMDAMAACIFAGIVINSIKAKGYKDASMIKATIYAGFVAVVGLAFVYGGLAYLGATVNTQFGLDAERTKLIVSITEQILGGPGKIILAIIVALACLTTAIGLSSACGNYFEEISKGKLKYAHVVIVVCIFSAIISNFGVDQIINIAFPILLAIYPAVIVYIILGLFNNKIHNDNLFVFGVWSALVIGIISSIAGLKMFEGASWANSINGVFAALPGAKIGFYWIVPVAIFILIGKFIPSKKNHVA from the coding sequence ATGAATATCAAGTTTAAAGATATTATTGTTGTTGGTTTCGCGCTATTTGCGATGTTCTTCGGAGCAGGAAACCTAATATTCCCACCTTACTTGGGAGTATTATCAGGACCTCAGTGGTTTATAGCATTTATAACATTCCTTTTTGCCGATGGTGGTTTAGCACTTTTAGGTGTTATAGCCCTTACGAAAGTTGATGGTAATATGGACGCTTTATTCTCTAGAGCAGGAAAAACAATCGGTGTGGCAATAGGCATAGCAATGATTCTTTGTATAGGACCATTTGTTGCTATACCAAGAACAGCGGCTACTACTTATGAAATAGGTATTTTACCTACAGTAGGTAGTGGTTTTAACCCTATTCTATTCTCTATAATATTCTTTGTTATAGTACTAGTATTGACTATAAAACCTTCAAAGGTTATAGACATAGTAGGAGCTGTTCTTACTCCAACATTACTAGTTTGTCTTGCTATATTAATAGTAAAGGGTGTTGTACAACCTCTAGGACAAATTCAAGACAAAGTATTAATTGAGGGGGTAGCTGCTAGAGGTATATCTGAAGGATATCAAACTATGGATGCAATGGCAGCATGTATATTTGCTGGTATTGTTATTAACTCTATAAAAGCAAAGGGTTATAAGGATGCTAGTATGATTAAAGCAACTATCTATGCTGGATTTGTTGCAGTAGTAGGACTTGCTTTTGTTTATGGTGGTCTTGCTTACTTAGGAGCAACAGTTAACACTCAGTTTGGATTAGATGCTGAAAGAACAAAGCTTATAGTTTCTATTACAGAACAAATACTTGGCGGACCTGGAAAAATAATCTTAGCAATAATAGTTGCACTTGCTTGTTTAACAACAGCTATAGGTTTATCTTCAGCTTGCGGTAACTATTTCGAAGAAATTTCAAAAGGAAAACTTAAGTATGCACATGTTGTTATAGTTGTATGTATATTCTCTGCTATAATCTCTAACTTTGGTGTTGACCAGATTATTAATATTGCTTTCCCAATATTACTTGCTATATATCCAGCTGTAATTGTTTATATTATCTTAGGTTTATTTAATAATAAAATTCATAATGATAATTTATTCGTATTTGGCGTGTGGTCAGCGTTAGTAATAGGAATAATAAGTTCTATTGCAGGATTAAAAATGTTTGAAGGAGCATCATGGGCTAATTCAATTAATGGTGTGTTTGCGGCATTGCCAGGAGCTAAAATTGGTTTCTATTGGATAGTACCTGTTGCAATATTTATCTTAATAGGTAAGTTTATACCAAGCAAGAAAAATCATGTTGCATAA
- a CDS encoding methionine ABC transporter ATP-binding protein, which yields MIRINGVNKYFDDIQVLKDINLDINEGEIFGIIGHSGAGKSTLLRCINRLESYDYGEILINNNDISKLNDKNLRELRKDLGMIFQHFSLLERKTVFDNISLPMECFSYSKEQINKRVDELLDLVGIADKKYERPRNLSGGQKQRVAIARALAMEPSVLLCDEATSALDPNTTKSILSLLQDINKKLGITIIMVTHQMEVIKQICSRTAIMDAGEVVELGDTEEIFLNSPPALRKLLGEDKIILPSGNNLKLLFTNDRSNEAIITSMARELDVDVSIIYGKLEKFREDVLGSLIINIPDGYLEKVEKYLDNKNMLWQEVDNEF from the coding sequence ATGATACGTATAAATGGTGTCAATAAATATTTTGATGATATACAAGTATTAAAAGACATAAATTTAGATATAAATGAAGGTGAAATTTTTGGAATTATAGGACATAGTGGTGCAGGTAAATCTACTTTATTAAGATGTATTAACAGACTTGAAAGTTACGATTATGGTGAGATATTAATAAATAATAATGATATATCTAAGCTAAATGATAAGAATTTAAGAGAATTGAGAAAAGATCTAGGTATGATATTTCAGCATTTTTCTTTATTAGAAAGAAAGACAGTATTTGATAATATTTCATTGCCTATGGAATGTTTTTCATATAGCAAAGAACAAATAAATAAAAGAGTAGATGAGCTATTAGATTTAGTAGGTATAGCAGATAAAAAATATGAAAGACCAAGGAATTTGAGTGGTGGTCAAAAACAAAGAGTAGCTATAGCTAGGGCACTTGCTATGGAACCATCTGTTTTATTATGTGATGAGGCAACCTCAGCACTCGACCCAAATACTACAAAGTCTATTCTATCTTTACTACAAGATATAAACAAGAAACTTGGAATAACAATAATAATGGTCACACATCAAATGGAAGTTATAAAGCAAATATGTTCTCGTACAGCTATTATGGATGCTGGTGAAGTAGTAGAATTAGGAGATACTGAAGAAATATTTTTAAATAGTCCACCAGCACTTAGAAAATTATTGGGTGAGGATAAAATAATACTTCCAAGTGGAAATAATTTGAAACTATTATTTACAAATGATAGATCGAACGAAGCAATAATTACATCTATGGCAAGAGAATTAGATGTAGATGTATCTATAATATATGGGAAACTAGAAAAATTTAGAGAAGATGTATTAGGTTCTCTTATTATTAATATACCTGATGGTTATTTAGAAAAGGTAGAAAAATATTTGGATAATAAAAATATGTTGTGGCAGGAGGTAGACAATGAGTTTTAG
- a CDS encoding methionine ABC transporter permease, whose protein sequence is MSFSDYIQNLFPQAFVQTMYMTIVPTIIATILGFIMAVILVITKKDGLKPNRKINSILSLIVNIFRSFPFMILIVAIIPFTRLVVGTSIGETAALVPITIGAAPFIARLLENSLNEVDPGLIEAAKSFGATNSQIIFKVMVKESVPSMIQAICLSMISILGYTAMAGAVGAGGLGNVALMYGYQQFDVNVMLFTVIALIIIVQLIQFIGDTLYKKLR, encoded by the coding sequence ATGAGTTTTAGTGATTATATACAAAATTTATTTCCGCAGGCATTTGTGCAGACTATGTACATGACTATTGTACCAACTATAATTGCTACAATACTTGGATTTATAATGGCAGTTATATTGGTGATTACAAAAAAAGATGGGCTAAAACCAAATCGAAAAATAAATAGCATACTATCACTTATTGTAAATATATTTAGAAGTTTTCCTTTTATGATATTAATAGTTGCAATAATTCCATTTACAAGACTGGTAGTAGGAACAAGTATTGGAGAGACAGCGGCCTTGGTTCCAATTACAATAGGAGCTGCTCCATTTATAGCAAGGTTACTTGAAAACTCATTAAATGAAGTTGATCCAGGGTTAATAGAAGCTGCTAAGTCTTTTGGAGCAACTAACTCTCAGATAATTTTTAAGGTTATGGTAAAAGAATCAGTTCCATCAATGATTCAAGCCATATGTCTATCGATGATATCTATATTAGGTTATACAGCGATGGCTGGAGCAGTAGGAGCTGGAGGACTTGGTAATGTGGCGTTAATGTATGGATATCAGCAATTTGATGTAAATGTGATGTTGTTTACAGTAATTGCATTAATAATAATAGTTCAATTAATCCAATTTATTGGAGATACTTTATATAAGAAACTAAGATAA